The following coding sequences lie in one Nakaseomyces glabratus chromosome I, complete sequence genomic window:
- the CHS3B gene encoding CHS3B (CAGL0I04840g~Class IV chitin synthase with a calcineurin pathway- and Tor1p-dependent role in cell wall integrity; mutants have significantly thickened cell wall chitin-glucan layer; mutants delayed in cell wall formation during protoplast regeneration) → MVMTAIAGDKFLYPKLNKIVPFTLFSHHSPDLENPLLESELNTTENTKESISVINPGSKKRHKARCRRNGRNELFQSKVRGWHFYCRVVTIFIPSKVLKFCGIRTVEQQRAWREKVGLISIILAIGAIVIYISFIFTNTACGYKQPKILHRNVSDSFIRINGRAYPFNWANIPESTPILISYYGLFAPKSYGGKDASLLFQNVNGNCHGIIKPRENCTIPHDNNGNLAWYFPCVVLSKDDYMSWDPEIEIENKPSNCHISEFERDSYYYLEYPVNIYYTWDDIKNSNRSLVVYNNYVLDLKILQMLYKYDLDVPPKLLELGSLPINGYDISVTLTTNYDKKLARCLIDIATVGLIDAEPLGCIVANIILYLFLIFIMSIVILKFVIACYFRWVVAKAQGSFKVNNKTMIRIMRDIEDWAEDINKKAPIMNVNFLPENTSLITRKRDIVEGISLHPKRMSNPTSILSGPNSSNVKSTTYLKPNLKIGNSISQNFDSFIRKGENYCLCSFPETSNYRDSLLKSLNDGNLDPSIIHKNVVKPNNIIHGSSDGFLNTICFVTCYSEGVRELRSTLDALCTTTYPNTHKLIILVCDGQVTGAHNKKLTSEIALNMITDFIEDPNEVIPYSYLSIASGAKRFNMAKVYGGYYKYDSDTVEESQQQQVPIVLVSKCGSFYEIHSSPKPGNRGKRDSQIILMSLLQRAICNERMSELEFQLLKVIWQVGGKMIMEYETVLMVDADTRVFPDSIRHMCAEMAKDTNIMGLCGETKIANKKESWVTAIQVFEYYISHHHSKAFESIFGSVLCLPGCFSMFRIKSPKDKEQTCWVPILANPDIVECYSNNSTDTLHQKNLLLLGEDRYLSSLLLRKFPNRKQVFVPKAACKTVVPSKFLVLLSQRRRWINSTIHNLVDLLRHDNLCGTFCFSMQFVVLLELLGTILLPFAILSTIYVIIYSALFAPLPMLTLVLLLVILGLPGVFIVITTTKLVYVVWMLVYLVALPIWNLILPVYAFWKFDDFSWGETRATKDGKRNDINETADTFNHTAVNMMTWKEHALDEKARGSRYPFAV, encoded by the coding sequence ATGGTTATGACAGCAATTGCTGGTGACAAGTTCCTTTACCCAAAACTCAATAAAATCGTCCCGTTTACTTTATTCTCCCATCACTCACCAGATCTTGAAAATCCACTATTGGAAAGTGAATTAAATACAACTGAAAATACAAAGGAATCAATAAGCGTAATAAACCCAGGTAGCAAGAAGAGACATAAAGCTCGATGTAGGAGAAATGGGAGAAATGAATTATTCCAGTCTAAAGTTAGAGGTTGGCATTTTTATTGTAGAGTTGTTACAATTTTCATACCATCAAAAGTGCTAAAATTCTGTGGAATTAGAACAGTTGAGCAACAAAGAGCCTGGAGAGAAAAAGTTGGGCTAATTTCAATTATACTCGCAATTGGTGCAATTGTAATTtacatttcttttatttttacaaaTACGGCTTGTGGGTATAAGCAACCTAAAATACTGCATCGTAATGTCTCTGACAGTTTTATAAGGATTAATGGTAGAGCTTATCCATTCAATTGGGCAAATATTCCCGAATCCACGCctattttaatttcataTTATGGGCTCTTTGCGCCAAAATCATACGGAGGAAAAGACGCATCCTTGCTTTTCCAAAATGTTAATGGAAACTGTCATGGTATCATCAAGCCTAGAGAGAACTGCACCATCCCCCATGATAACAATGGTAACCTTGCTTGGTATTTTCCTTGTGTTGTTTTGAGCAAGGATGATTATATGTCATGGGATCCAGAAATcgaaatagaaaataaaccCAGTAATTGCCATATATCAGAATTTGAGAGGGATTCTTACTATTACTTGGAATACCCAgtcaatatatattatacttGGGATGATATCAAAAACTCTAATAGGTCACTAGTGGTTTATAATAACTATGTTCTTGATCTGAAGATATTGCAAATGCTTTACAAGTATGATCTTGACGTACCTCCAAAACTTCTTGAGCTGGGAAGTCTTCCAATTAATGGGTACGACATATCAGTTACTCTCACTACTAATTATGATAAAAAACTGGCAAGATGTCTTATTGATATTGCAACAGTGGGACTCATAGACGCAGAGCCGCTTGGATGCATAGTGGCAAATATCattctttatttatttctaatttttaTCATGTCAATTGTAATTTTAAAGTTTGTTATTGCCTGTTATTTTAGATGGGTGGTTGCCAAGGCTCAGGGTTCATTCAAAGTTAATAACAAAACTATGATTCGAATAATGCGAGACATAGAGGATTGGGCTGaagatataaataaaaaggCGCCAATAATGAATGTTAATTTCTTACCTGAAAATACATCCTTGAtaacaagaaaaagagataTAGTAGAAGGTATTTCACTTCATCCAAAAAGGATGTCAAATCCTACTTCCATTCTATCGGGTCCCAATAGTAGTAATGTAAAATCAACAACTTACTTGAAGCCCAATCTAAAGATAGGCAATTCAATAAGCCAAAATTTTGATTCATTTATCAGAAAAGGAGAAAATTATtgtctttgttcttttccAGAGACGAGTAATTATAGAGATAGTCTGTTAAAAAGCTTAAATGATGGCAATCTTGATCCTTCCATCATACACAAAAATGTTGTCAAAccaaataatattattcatgGAAGCTCAGATGGTTTTTTGAATACAATATGTTTTGTGACATGTTACTCAGAAGGTGTTCGAGAACTAAGATCAACTTTGGATGCCCTCTGTACAACAACTTATCCAAACACCCACAAATTGATTATTTTAGTTTGTGATGGTCAGGTAACTGGAGCTCATAACAAGAAGTTAACATCAGAAATAGCATTAAATATGATTACCGACTTTATTGAAGATCCAAATGAGGTTATTCCATATTCTTATCTTTCTATCGCCTCAGGAGCAAAACGTTTTAATATGGCAAAAGTTTATGGCGGCTACTACAAGTATGATTCTGATACAGTTGAGGAAAGTCAACAACAGCAAGTTCCAATTGTATTAGTATCCAAATGTGGTTCTTTCTATGAGATACATTCTTCTCCTAAACCAGGAAATAGAGGAAAGCGTGACTCACAGATCATACTAATGTCTTTACTACAAAGGGCTATATGTAATGAGCGCATGAGTGAACTGGAGTTTCAACTACTAAAAGTTATTTGGCAAGTTGGAGGTAAAATGATAATGGAATATGAGACTGTTTTAATGGTTGACGCCGATACTCGAGTTTTTCCTGATTCTATAAGACATATGTGTGCAGAAATGGCTAAGgatacaaatataatgGGATTATGTggtgaaacaaaaatagcaaacaagaaagaatCATGGGTAACAGCTATTCAGgtatttgaatattatatttctcATCATCACTCAAAAGCCTTTGAGTCTATTTTTGGATCAGTTTTATGCCTACCTGGTTGCTTTTCAATGTTCAGAATAAAATCCccaaaagataaagaacAAACATGTTGGGTTCCAATATTGGCCAATCCTGACATAGTGGAGTGTTACTCGAACAATAGCACAGATACTTTgcatcaaaaaaatttactTTTACTTGGTGAAGACAGATATTTATCTTCACTACTGCTGAGAAAGTTCCCAAACAGAAAACAGGTATTTGTACCAAAAGCAGCTTGCAAAACAGTAGTACCAAGTAAATTCTTAGTTCTGTTGTCACAAAGGAGAAGATGGATAAATTCCACAATTCATAATTTAGTTGATCTCCTGAGGCATGACAATCTTTGTGGCACATTCTGTTTCTCCATGcaatttgttgttttattGGAGCTATTAGGGACAATACTTTTACCTTTCGCTATACTAAGCACTATTTATGTCATTATTTATTCTGCGTTGTTTGCACCTCTACCGATGCTCACATTAGTGCTACTTTTGGTTATATTGGGTCTACCTGGTGTATTTATTGTTATAACTACGACTAAACTGGTTTATGTTGTTTGGATGCTTGTTTATCTTGTTGCATTACCAATATGGAATCTTATCCTTCCTGTTTATGCGTTTTGGAAATTTGATGACTTCTCATGGGGAGAGACTAGAGCAACGAAAGACGGCAAAAGAAATGACATCAATGAAACAGCAGATACATTTAATCATACAGCAGTCAATATGATGACATGGAAAGAGCACGCTCTAGATGAGAAGGCTAGAGGGTCCCGCTACCCGTTCGCTGTGTAG
- the SNQ2 gene encoding pleiotropic drug resistance family ABC transporter (CAGL0I04862g~Predicted plasma membrane ATP-binding cassette (ABC) transporter, putative transporter involved in multidrug resistance; involved in Pdr1p-mediated azole resistance): MSSSSEISVAGSDVSFEGRLTQHGRHEETPADQLTKILSGRSHEDADGDDAHSDNRSILSRSRRSSTAELSPEMVGRVQSLADVLSRHTSRSGGNIDLSQLSESDRFDAERIIGSFVRDADEQGIHLRKAGVTLEHVSARGADSTAMEGATFGNVLCLPYTIYKAIRDKSGSKMRTILNDVSGLARAGEMVLVLGRPGAGCSSMLKVTAGEIDQFAGGVEGEIMYDGIPQKEMMKRYKPDVIYNGEQDVHFPHLTVQQTLDFAIACKTPSKRVNDVSREEYIASTRDLHATIFGLRHTYHTKVGNDFVRGVSGGERKRVSIAEALVTKGSIYCWDNATRGLDASTALEYAKAIRITTNLLGSTAFVTIYQASENIYETFDKVTVLYTGRQIYFGPIDEAKDYFYRMGYECPPRQVTAEFLTALTDVNGYHKIRPGYENKVPRTAEEFERYWQESPEYRQLLIDIDQYKKEIDTEKTKEIYDQSMQQEKSKHARKKSYYTVSFWEQIRLCTKRGFQRIYGDKAYTVITICSAIIQSLVSGSLYYNTPSSTSGAFSRGGVLYFCLLYYSLMGLANLSFEHRPILQKHKIYSLYHPAAEALGSTIANFPFRMIGMTCFLIIIYFLSGLNRTASSFFRVYLFLTMCSESINALFELIAAGCDNISQANSISGIVMMSISLYSTYMIQLPSMRPWFKWISYILPIRYAFESMLLAEFHGRHMGCGGTLVPSGPGYENIASENQVCAFVGSKPGQSWVLGDDYLRLQFEYEYKHEWRNFGIMWCFLLGYIALKALITEIKRPVKGGGDALIFKKGTRKYHMKLDEEDGELHEIDTKEKFSSRSGSSTTSEDEIFEELESKGIFIWRNVCYTIPYDGGMRQLLDNVSGFCKPGTLTALMGESGAGKTTLLNTLAQRNVGIITGDMLVNGKPIDISFERRTGYVQQQDIHISELTVRESLQFSARMRRAQNVPEEEKMEHVERIIKVLDMEEYADALVGDVGRGLNVEQRKKLSIGVELVAKPDLLLFLDEPTSGLDSQSSWAIVQLLKKLAKAGQSILCTIHQPSATLFEEFDRLLLLKKGGQTVYFGDIGDNSKTLLSYFERNGARKCSPSENPAEYILEAIGAGATASVTEDWHQIWKNSDEFISTEKEVDHLIDQLSNQKTESEFGDAPTKYATSYAYQFKWVLIRTSMSLWRNLDYIMSKMMLMTVGGLYIGFTFYDPGDSYTGLQNTLFAAFISIILSAPAMNQIQARAIAARELFEVRESKSNMFHWSLLLITQYLSEIPYHFLFSAIFFVSSYFPLRTHFQASASAVYYLNYSIMFQLYYIGFGLCVLYMAPNLQSANVILGLCLSFLIAFCGVVQPVSLMPGFWTFMWKTSPYTYFVQNMVGILLHNKPVICRKKELSIFDPPAGQTCQEFTQAFLDKRGGYIANPNATTACEYCIYEVGDDYLKHISASYSYLWRNFGLYWAYIGFNICAMVAIYYIFHVRGVSFKFDRVFKLFSRITRRGKKSN, translated from the coding sequence ATgagttcttcttcagagaTCTCGGTTGCTGGTTCGGACGTTTCCTTCGAAGGTAGATTGACTCAGCATGGTCGTCACGAGGAGACGCCTGCTGACCAATTGACCAAGATTCTGAGCGGAAGATCGCACGAAGACGCCGATGGTGACGATGCGCACAGCGACAACAGGAGTATTCTATCCCGCTCGCGCCGTAGCTCTACCGCTGAGCTATCCCCAGAGATGGTTGGCCGTGTGCAATCTCTAGCCGATGTGCTGTCGAGACACACTTCCCGTAGCGGTGGTAACATTGACTTGAGCCAGCTGTCTGAGAGCGATAGATTCGATGCCGAAAGGATTATCGGCTCATTTGTCAGAGACGCTGACGAACAAGGTATCCACTTGAGAAAAGCTGGTGTAACGTTGGAGCATGTCAGTGCCAGAGGTGCCGACTCTACCGCCATGGAAGGTGCCACATTTGGTAACGTCCTATGTCTTCCTTACACCATTTACAAAGCCATCAGAGACAAAAGCGGTTCAAAGATGCGTACCATTCTGAACGATGTCAGTGGTCTTGCTAGAGCCGGTGAGATGGTTCTTGTGCTAGGTAGACCGGGTGCTGGTTGTTCCTCTATGCTTAAAGTCACTGCTGGtgaaattgatcaattcGCTGGTGGTGTTGAAGGTGAAATCATGTATGATGGTATTCCACAGAAGGAGATGATGAAACGCTACAAGCCCGATGTGATCTACAACGGTGAACAGGATGTGCATTTCCCTCACTTGACTGTACAACAGACCTTGGATTTCGCCATTGCGTGTAAGACTCCATCAAAGAGAGTCAACGATGTCTCTCGTGAAGAATACATAGCCTCCACAAGAGATCTACATGCCACAATTTTTGGTCTAAGACATACATATCACACTAAAGTTGGTAATGACTTCGTTAGAGGTGTTTCTGGTGGTGAACGTAAGCGTGTCTCCATTGCTGAAGCTTTAGTAACTAAGGGGTCCATCTACTGTTGGGATAATGCTACTAGAGGTCTTGATGCCTCTACAGCACTAGAATACGCTAAGGCTATCCGTATCACTACCAATCTTTTAGGATCCACAGCGTTTGTCACAATTTATCAAGCATCCGAAAACATATATGAAACATTCGATAAAGTTACAGTTCTTTACACTGGTAGACAGATATACTTTGGCCCAATTGATGAAGCTAAGGATTACTTTTACAGAATGGGTTATGAATGTCCACCTAGACAAGTTACAGCTGAGTTTTTAACTGCCTTAACAGATGTCAATGGTTACCACAAGATTAGGCCTGGATACGAGAACAAAGTCCCAAGAACTGCTGAGGAATTTGAAAGATACTGGCAAGAGTCCCCTGAGTACAGACAGCTTTTGATAGATATTGACCAATACAAAAAGGAAATAGATACTGAAAAGACCAAGGAAATATACGACCAATCAATGCAACAAGAAAAATCTAAGCATGCTAGAAAGAAGTCTTACTACACTGTTTCATTCTGGGAACAAATAAGACTCTGTACAAAACGTGGTTTCCAAAGAATTTATGGTGATAAAGCTTACACTGTTATTACTATTTGCTCTGCAATCATTCAATCTCTAGTCTCTGGTTCATTATATTACAATACCCCATCATCTACTTCTGGTGCATTTTCCagaggtggtgtcctatATTTCTGTCTTTTGTACTACTCTTTGATGGGTTTAGCCAATCTGTCTTTTGAGCACAGACCTATTCTACAGAAACACAAAATCTACTCTTTATACCATCCAGCAGCTGAAGCATTGGGAAGTACTATCGCCAACTTTCCATTCAGAATGATCGGTATGACATGTTTTCTAATTATTATCTACTTCCTGTCTGGTCTGAACAGAACTGCATCATCTTTTTTCAGAGTATACCTCTTCCTAACCATGTGTTCTGAATCAATCAATGCTTTATTTGAACTAATCGCCGCAGGTTGTGACAATATTTCTCAAGCTAACTCTATTTCTGGTATTGTAATGATGTCGATTTCGCTTTACTCTACATATATGATTCAGTTACCTTCAATGCGCCCATGGTTTAAGTGGATTTCTTATATTTTACCTATTAGATACGCTTTTGAGTCCATGTTATTAGCTGAATTCCACGGCAGACATATGGGTTGTGGTGGTACCCTGGTTCCAAGTGGACCTGGCTATGAAAACATTGCATCCGAAAACCAAGTTTGTGCTTTTGTCGGATCTAAACCAGGCCAATCGTGGGTTTTGGGTGATGATTATCTGAGACTACAATTCGAATATGAGTACAAACACGAATGGAGAAACTTTGGTATCATGTGGTGCTTCTTACTCGGTTATATTGCTCTAAAGGCTCTTATTACTGAAATTAAAAGACCAGTAAaaggtggtggtgatgcTTTGATTTTCAAGAAGGGtacaagaaaataccaCATGAaacttgatgaagaagacgGAGAACTCCATGAAATTGATACCAAGGAGAAGTTTTCAAGCAGAAGTGGAAGTTCAACAACCtctgaagatgaaatatttgaggAATTGGAGTCCAAGGGTATTTTCATTTGGAGAAATGTTTGTTACACTATTCCTTACGATGGTGGTATGCGTCAATTATTAGATAACGTTTCTGGTTTCTGTAAACCGGGTACATTAACTGCATTGATGGGTGAATCTGGTGCTGGTAAGACAACTCTTTTGAATACACTAGCTCAAAGAAATGTTGGTATCATTACTGGTGATATGTTAGTCAATGGTAAACCAATCGATATTTCTTTCGAAAGAAGGACTGGTTACGTTCAACAACAAGATATTCACATATCTGAATTAACTGTTAGAGAATCACTACAATTTTCTGCTCGTATGCGTCGTGCTCAAAATGTTCCTGAAGAGGAAAAGATGGAACACGTTGAAAGAATCATCAAAGTTTTGGACATGGAAGAATACGCTGATGCTCTTGTTGGTGATGTTGGTAGAGGTCTGAATGTCGagcaaagaaagaaattatcTATCGGTGTCGAACTGGTCGCTAAACCTGACCTGCTACTTTTCTTGGATGAACCTACTTCAGGTTTGGATTCACAATCTTCATGGGCTATTGTACAactattgaagaaattggcTAAGGCTGGCCAGTCTATTTTGTGTACTATCCATCAACCTTCTGCCACTTTgtttgaagaatttgacAGATTATTACTTTTGAAGAAGGGAGGTCAAACAGTGTACTTTGGTGATATTGGTGATAACTCCAAAACTCTTTTGAGCTACTTTGAGCGCAACGGTGCAAGAAAGTGTTCTCCTAGTGAAAATCCCGCTGAATACATCTTAGAAGCCATTGGTGCCGGTGCTACTGCATCTGTGACCGAAGATTGGCATCAAATCTGGAAGAATTCGGATGAATTTATTTCGACTGAAAAGGAGGTCGATCATTTAATTGACCAAttatcaaatcaaaaaacCGAGTCAGAGTTTGGCGATGCACCAACCAAGTATGCTACTTCCTATGCTTACCAATTCAAATGGGTATTGATAAGAACATCTATGAGTCTTTGGAGAAATTTAGATTACATTATGTCTAAAATGATGTTGATGACTGTCGGTGGTTTATATATCGGTTTTACATTTTATGATCCAGGTGACTCTTATACTGGTTTGCAAAATACCTTATTTGCTGCCTTCATTTCTATCATTTTATCAGCTCCTGCAATGAACCAAATCCAAGCTCGTGCCATTGCGGCTAGAGAGTTATTTGAGGTAAGGGAATCCAAATCGAATATGTTCCACTGgtctttgttgttgataaCTCAATACTTAAGTGAAATTCCATATCATTTCCTATTTTCTGCAATCTTCTTCGTTTCTTCTTACTTCCCACTGAGAACTCATTTCCAGGCTTCCGCATCTGCCGTATACTATCTAAACTATTCCATCATGTTCCAATTGTACTACATAGGATTTGGTCTGTGCGTTTTATACATGGCTCCAAATCTGCAATCTGCGAATGTTATTTTAGGTTTATGTTTGTCTTTCCTAATTGCTTTCTGTGGTGTTGTTCAGCCCGTTTCTTTAATGCCAGGCTTCTGGACTTTTATGTGGAAAACTTCTCCTTATACCTATTTTGTGCAAAATATGGTTGGTATTTTGCTACATAACAAACCTGTCATTTGTAGGAAGAAAGAACTCTCTATATTTGATCCCCCAGCTGGACAAACTTGCCAGGAATTCACTCAAGCATTTTTGGATAAACGTGGTGGTTATATTGCCAATCCAAATGCTACAACTGCCTGTGAATATTGTATTTACGAAGTCGGTGATGACTACTTAAAACACATCAGTGCTAGCTACAGTTATTTGTGGAGGAACTTTGGTCTGTATTGGGCTTATATTGGCTTCAACATTTGTGCCATGGTTGCTATTTATTACATTTTCCATGTCAGAGGCGTTTCTTTTAAATTTGACCGTGttttcaaattattttcaagaatAACGAGGAGGGGGAAGAAGTCCAACTAA
- the RPT2 gene encoding proteasome regulatory particle base subunit RPT2 (CAGL0I04884g~Ortholog(s) have cytosol, nuclear chromatin, proteasome regulatory particle, base subcomplex localization), with protein MGQGVSQDKKKKKGGKPKYEPPVQSKFGRKKRKGGPATAEKLPNVVPSTRCKLKLLRMERIKDHLLLEEEFVTNSEILKPFEKKQEEEKKQLEEIRGNPLSIGTLEEIIDDDHAIVTSPTMPDYYVSILSFVDKELLEPGCSVLLHHKTMSIVGVLQDDADPMVSVMKIDKSPTESYSDIGGLESQIQEIKESVELPLTHPELYEEMGIKPPKGVILYGAPGTGKTLLAKAVANQTSATFLRIVGSELIQKYLGDGPRLCRQIFKVAAENAPSIVFIDEIDAIGTKRYDSNSGGEREIQRTMLELLNQLDGFDDRGDVKVIMATNKIESLDPALIRPGRIDRKILFENPDLSTKRKILGIHTSKMNLSSDVDLENLVTSKDDLSGADIQAMCTEAGLLALRERRMQVTAEDFKQAKERVMKNKIEENLEGLYL; from the coding sequence ATGGGTCAAGGAGTTTCACAagataagaagaagaagaaaggtgGCAAGCCAAAGTATGAACCACCGGTACAAAGCAAGTTTGgcagaaagaaaaggaaaggTGGGCCAGCTACCGCTGAGAAATTGCCTAATGTAGTTCCTTCAACGCGATGCAAGTTGAAGCTATTGCGTATGGAACGTATCAAGGACCACCTTTTGCTAGAGGAAGAGTTTGTAACTAATTCAGAGATATTGAAACCATTCGAAAAGAAGCAAGAAgaggagaagaagcaaTTGGAGGAGATTAGAGGTAATCCATTGAGTATAGGTACTTTGGAAGAAATCATTGACGATGATCATGCAATTGTGACGTCTCCAACAATGCCAGACTACTATGTGTCAATCTTATCGTTTGTGGATAAGGAGTTACTAGAGCCAGGCTGTTCTGTCTTATTGCATCACAAGACCATGTCCATCGTGGGTGTTCTACAAGATGACGCCGATCCAATGGTGTCAGTGATGAAAATCGATAAATCACCAACAGAATCATACAGCGACATTGGTGGTTTAGAATCGCAAATCCAGGAGATTAAAGAATCTGTGGAACTACCTCTAACACACCCGGAGTTATACGAAGAGATGGGTATCAAGCCTCCAAAGGGTGTAATTCTTTATGGTGCTCCAGGTACCGGTAAAACATTACTGGCGAAAGCGGTTGCAAATCAAACGTCAGCCACATTTTTAAGGATAGTTGGTTCCGAACTGATTCAGAAATATTTGGGTGATGGTCCAAGGTTGTGTAGACAAATTTTCAAAGTAGCTGCTGAGAATGCTCCAAGTATTGTTTTCATCGATGAAATCGATGCTATTGGTACAAAGAGATACGACTCGAATAGTGGTGGTGAAAGAGAAATTCAGAGAACAATGTTGGAACTACTAAATCAACTTGACGGTTTCGACGATAGAGGTGACGTTAAAGTTATTATGGCAACAAATAAGATTGAATCCTTAGACCCTGCATTGATTAGACCTGGTAGAATCGACCGTAAAATTCTTTTCGAAAATCCGGATTTATCTACTAAGAGAAAGATTTTGGGTATTCACACATCGAAAATGAACTTGAGCTCAGATGTCGATCTTGAGAACCTAGTGACGAGTAAAGATGACTTATCTGGTGCAGATATACAAGCAATGTGTACAGAGGCCGGTCTATTGGCCttgagagaaagaagaatgCAAGTCACTGCTGAAGATTTCAAACAAGCGAAGGAACGTGTTATGAAGAATAAGATAGAAGAAAACCTAGAAGGTTTGTATCTATAA
- the PUP3 gene encoding proteasome core particle subunit beta 3 (CAGL0I04906g~Ortholog(s) have endopeptidase activator activity and role in proteasomal ubiquitin-independent protein catabolic process, proteasome-mediated ubiquitin-dependent protein catabolic process): MSDPSSINGGIVVAMAGKDCVAIACDLRLGNQSLGVSNNFEKVFNYGHVFFGITGLATDVTTLNELFRYKTNLYKLREDRPIEPETFTQLVSSTLYERRFGPYFVGPVVAGINSKSGKPFIAGFDLIGCIDEAKDFIVSGTASDQLFGMCESLYEPNLEAEDLFETISQALLNAADRDALSGWGAVVYIIKKDKVVKRYLKMRQD, from the coding sequence ATGTCTGACCCAAGTTCTATTAACGGTGGTATTGTTGTAGCAATGGCCGGTAAAGACTGTGTTGCAATAGCGTGTGATCTACGTCTGGGGAACCAATCCCTTGGtgtttcaaataattttgaGAAAGTTTTCAATTATGGCCATGTTTTCTTTGGTATTACAGGATTAGCCACTGACGTTACTACATTGAACGAATTGTTTCGTTATAAGACGAATTTATATAAGTTAAGGGAAGATAGACCCATTGAACCAGAAACGTTTACACAATTAGTATCCAGCACATTATATGAAAGAAGATTCGGTCCATATTTTGTGGGACCGGTCGTAGCAGGTATCAATTCAAAGTCAGGAAAACCCTTCATAGCAGGTTTCGATTTGATTGGTTGTATTGACGAAGCAAAGGATTTTATTGTCAGCGGTACAGCTTCAGATCAATTATTTGGTATGTGTGAATCTCTATATGAGCCAAACCTAGAAGCAGAAGATCTTTTTGAAACTATAAGTCAAGCTTTATTGAATGCTGCTGATCGTGATGCCCTATCCGGTTGGGGTGCAGTTGTGTACATTATCAAGAAGGATAAGGTTGTGAAAAGATATCTAAAGATGAGACAAGACTGA
- the AIM11 gene encoding Aim11p (CAGL0I04928g~Ortholog(s) have mitochondrion localization), translating into MTVPEIISDGKSTRRNLQKLLFFGATSATLAIAALTSRSIATRKYIPTFFQLNTKIPTFSSKSEAQAALGLSSGLSLGIFAITTTGFCWALDISSASDFKQRMKTLFNTIDEKEYMNDSDPETNKIIEELEALINKK; encoded by the exons ATGACTGTACCTGAAATAATAAGTGATGGCAAGTCAACACGCAGAAACCTGCAAAAGTTGCTCTTCTTTGGTGCCACATCAGCTACCTTAGCAATAGCTGCCCTTACTTCGAGATCGATAGCTACAAGGAAAT ATATACCTACATTTTTCCAACTCAATACAAAAATTCCAACATTTTCAAGTAAAAGTGAAGCCCAGGCTGCATTGGGACTTTCATCAGGACTATCATTAGGAATATTTGCCATTACTACTACTGGATTTTGTTGGGCTCTAGATATTTCGTCCGCTTCCGATTTTAAACAAAGGATGAAGACATTATTCAATACTATAGATGAGAAAGAATATATGAATGATTCAGATCCGGAAACTaacaaaattattgaagaatTAGAAGCcttaataaataaaaaatag